Sequence from the Maribacter algicola genome:
AACCCAGCATTACGGTTTTCAGTTTTGTGTCCCTGGATGCCCAGAAGGGTAGTTTAATGGATGATTTTCTGGATAACATTGCGCTTTTCAATGAGGTTACGGAATGCTACGTTGTAGGCGGCGAGTTCGATTTTCTTCTAAAAGTAACCGTAAAGAATTTGGATGCCTATTATGATTTTGCAAAAATGAGGATTGCGACTTTGCCAAATATTGGTGCTGTAAAAAGTGCCTTTGTTTTAAATGAGGCAAAGAACAGTCAGCATTTTCCCCTGTTATGAAAAAACCCTTTCAAATACTTTTATTTGAAAGGGCCTTGGTTTTAAAAATGAAATAATTCCTATCTAACTGCCACCGAATTAGGTGGATATTGTTCCAAAATCTGTGAAACAAACTCTTTAATTCGCTGTTCTTTCTTTTCGATGTTTTTGGTATTAGACAATGTTCCTTCGCCTTTGCCCTGCCATACCAATTCCCTGTTTTTGGTATCTATAAGATCTATGTATAAGGAGCCTTGGGTTCTTGTACTTACATTTGGGCCCCAGCCTCCCCAGCCCCAGCCCCATCCTGGACCCCAGGCCCATGCAGGTCCCCAGCCCCAGGCACCGCCCCAACCCCAACCAAAGTTGTTGTTGTAGACATCAACGCGTTCCTCTTCCTTGGTGAAGATGCTTATCAGTAAATCGGGATTTTCGGATTTTACGAAGCCTCGTGAGGCCATTTCATCCTCAATGGCATATAGAATTCTTTTTTTATCCAAGTCCGATATTTGGGCCTTATCTATCCCGGTCTTATAGAAAGCATAGGATTTATATTGGTTGAAATTGGCTTCCTGGTTATAGTCCGAGAGTACCCTAACCGAAGAGCATGAGGTCAAGACCACCGAAGCTAGCGCTATCAGCGATAATATTTTAAAATTTTTCATAGCTGTCAATTTATATATTTTAGGAATTATTCATCAATTTTAAATTCTCAAAAATCATGCCGAAGAGCCTGTTATTGACTGTTCGTTTTTACATCATATCCGTAGGGACAGTGCCTGCAACCACTTTCGCAGCAATAGCCCCTCTTTAAATGGTACTGGCGCGTAAAAACCCTATAGCCTTCGTCCGTCCAATAATAATCACCATCTTCAATAGGAATAATTTTTTTCATTCAATGGGTAAAAATTAGCTTATCAATGTCTGATTAGTAATAAACTATCTATCATAAAATTAGAATATTTCTGTTGATAACCGGAGTCATTAGAATTTATATGTCCTAGTTTAACGGGGATTTGGCTTAAACCCATTGAATCGTATGGTTGTTGGCAACAAAATTCCGTATACTTTATAATTTAAAATTTTAACGGCTATCTTTGAGTATAGAAGATTTGAATTGCCTATGATATTGGTTTTTAAGCATTTGTTTTATAGAAATTATGTGGGTCTCTCCCTTTGGCCCTTCATTATCCTCAAAACGCATACGCTTAAAAAGGACAAGGAGTTGATTAATCATGAAAAAATACACTTGAGACAGCAACAGGAACTTTTAATTCTACCTTTTTACGTATTGTATGTTTTGGAATGGGTTGTAAGGTCGCTTCTTTATTTGGACACCTATAAGGCCTATCAAAATCTTAGTTTTGAAAGGGAGGCGTACAGGAATGAGGGAACATCGGATTACTTGAAAAACCGAAGGCCCTTTAGTTTTATGAAATACCTTTTTCATAACAAATAGCCACTTTGCATAGTGAAAACCAATATCTGGAACTTCCGCTTCTAAAAGAAAAGGATGTTCGTATTGCCCTAAAGCGCGAGGATTTGCTTCACCCAATGGTTTCCGGGAACAAGTATAGAAAATTAAAGTACAATTTAAAGGAGGCCCAACAATCAGGATACCGCAATGTATTGACTTTTGGTGGCGCCTACTCCAACCATATTGCCGCTACAGCCTCCGCCTGTAAAATGCATAAACTAGGTTCAATTGGAATCATTAGGGGTGATGAACTATCTGGTCGTTGGCAAGAAAATCCCACTTTAAAAATGGCTCATGAAAACGGCATGCGTTTCAAGTTTGTAGACCGGGAAACCTATAGAAAAAGAGAGGAATTGGATTTTTTGGTTTCCCTGCGTGAAGAGTTTGGTGAATTTTTCTTAGTTCCGGAAGGTGGCACCAATGCTTT
This genomic interval carries:
- a CDS encoding Lrp/AsnC family transcriptional regulator, yielding MENLDEVDRKILRILERDAKTVAKSIADQLGMTKTPVYERIKRLESDGFIKNYKAVLDTSKIEPSITVFSFVSLDAQKGSLMDDFLDNIALFNEVTECYVVGGEFDFLLKVTVKNLDAYYDFAKMRIATLPNIGAVKSAFVLNEAKNSQHFPLL
- a CDS encoding DUF4136 domain-containing protein, which encodes MKNFKILSLIALASVVLTSCSSVRVLSDYNQEANFNQYKSYAFYKTGIDKAQISDLDKKRILYAIEDEMASRGFVKSENPDLLISIFTKEEERVDVYNNNFGWGWGGAWGWGPAWAWGPGWGWGWGGWGPNVSTRTQGSLYIDLIDTKNRELVWQGKGEGTLSNTKNIEKKEQRIKEFVSQILEQYPPNSVAVR
- a CDS encoding DUF5522 domain-containing protein → MKKIIPIEDGDYYWTDEGYRVFTRQYHLKRGYCCESGCRHCPYGYDVKTNSQ